From Klebsiella electrica, the proteins below share one genomic window:
- a CDS encoding MFS transporter, whose amino-acid sequence MNKTTIDIQAFINEHPFTKYQWMILALCFITVAMDGFDTAIIGFIASDLVQEWGVEKSALGPVMSAALVGLAVGALTAGPLADRIGRKKVLLMSIVVFGSFSLLTAFATSLNQLTLLRFLTGLGLGAAMPNAATLMSEYAPERRRALLVNLMFVGFPMGSSLGGFLSAWMIPHYGWQSVLILGGVMPLLLAVALVFLLPESARYLVVKRQPSQRIAAILRRIAPLPEQVEFELREVGQVKDKSALAVIFSPRYLVGTMMLCMTYFLGLLIFYLLTSWLPLLIRETGASMSQASIITALFPLGGGIGVLILGALMDKMNPNKVVAVGWLLTGICVFLVGFSTNSLVLMGVMVFIAGSIMNGAQSSMPALAAGFYPTQGRATGVAWMLGLGRFGGILGAFSGAFLMQAQLSFVTIFTLLSIPAFLSAIALLVKYKISKSQPIPAQAKTENMQKA is encoded by the coding sequence ATGAATAAGACAACCATCGATATTCAGGCTTTTATCAACGAACATCCGTTTACGAAGTACCAGTGGATGATTCTGGCCCTGTGTTTTATCACCGTCGCGATGGACGGGTTTGATACCGCCATCATCGGCTTTATTGCCTCTGACCTGGTACAGGAATGGGGTGTGGAAAAATCCGCGTTAGGCCCGGTGATGAGCGCTGCGCTCGTCGGTCTGGCGGTGGGGGCGCTGACCGCAGGCCCGTTGGCCGACCGCATTGGCCGAAAAAAAGTTCTGCTCATGTCAATTGTGGTTTTCGGAAGCTTTAGTCTGTTGACCGCTTTCGCCACCAGCCTCAATCAACTGACGCTGCTGCGCTTTCTGACCGGCCTCGGGCTGGGCGCCGCCATGCCAAACGCAGCAACGCTGATGAGCGAGTATGCGCCGGAACGCCGTCGCGCTTTGCTGGTCAATCTGATGTTTGTCGGGTTCCCGATGGGCTCTTCGCTGGGTGGATTCCTCTCGGCCTGGATGATCCCGCACTACGGCTGGCAAAGCGTCCTGATTCTGGGCGGCGTGATGCCTCTGCTGCTTGCCGTCGCGCTGGTGTTCTTACTGCCGGAGTCGGCGCGCTATCTGGTGGTCAAGCGCCAGCCATCGCAGCGTATTGCCGCCATTCTGCGTCGTATCGCCCCGCTGCCTGAACAGGTTGAGTTTGAGCTGCGTGAAGTCGGCCAGGTGAAAGACAAATCGGCCCTGGCCGTCATTTTCTCCCCCCGTTATCTCGTCGGTACCATGATGCTGTGCATGACCTACTTTCTGGGGCTGCTGATTTTCTATTTATTGACCAGCTGGCTTCCGCTGCTGATTCGCGAAACCGGGGCGTCAATGAGCCAGGCTTCGATTATCACCGCGCTCTTCCCGCTGGGCGGCGGTATCGGGGTGCTGATCCTCGGCGCTCTGATGGACAAAATGAACCCCAATAAAGTGGTCGCCGTAGGCTGGCTGCTGACCGGTATTTGCGTCTTTCTGGTCGGCTTCTCCACCAACAGCCTGGTGCTGATGGGCGTAATGGTCTTTATTGCCGGCAGTATTATGAACGGCGCGCAGTCATCAATGCCGGCCCTGGCCGCCGGATTTTACCCCACCCAGGGCCGGGCGACCGGCGTCGCCTGGATGCTGGGCCTCGGCCGGTTTGGCGGCATCCTCGGCGCCTTCAGCGGAGCCTTCCTGATGCAGGCGCAACTCTCCTTCGTGACCATCTTTACCTTGTTGTCGATTCCGGCGTTTTTATCCGCCATCGCGCTGCTGGTGAAATATAAGATAAGCAAGAGCCAGCCGATACCTGCGCAGGCAAAAACCGAAAATATGCAAAAAGCCTGA
- a CDS encoding DUF3053 domain-containing protein, producing the protein MATGKSCSRWFAAIAALLMVVSLSGCFDKEGDQRKAFIDFLQNTAMRSGERLPTLTADQKKQFGPFVSDYAVIYGYSQQVSQAMDAGLRPVVDSVNAIRVAQDYVTQREPLRQANGALGVLSQQLENAKMQADGAHSALKQSDDLKPVFDQVYSKVVTAPANALQPLIPAAQVFTQQLVQVGDFIAQQNAQVSFVANGIQFPTSQQASQYNALIGPLAAQHQAFNQAWTAAVNATR; encoded by the coding sequence ATGGCGACAGGAAAGTCCTGCTCTCGCTGGTTTGCGGCTATTGCGGCCTTATTAATGGTGGTTAGCCTGAGTGGGTGTTTCGATAAAGAAGGCGATCAGCGCAAAGCGTTTATCGACTTCCTGCAAAATACGGCAATGCGTAGCGGCGAACGTCTGCCGACGCTGACTGCCGATCAGAAAAAACAGTTTGGTCCTTTTGTTTCCGATTACGCGGTGATTTACGGCTATTCACAGCAGGTAAGTCAGGCTATGGATGCGGGTCTGCGTCCGGTCGTAGACAGCGTGAATGCGATTCGCGTGGCGCAGGATTATGTGACTCAGCGTGAACCGCTGCGTCAGGCAAACGGCGCGCTGGGCGTGCTGAGCCAGCAGCTGGAAAATGCGAAAATGCAGGCCGATGGCGCACATAGCGCGCTGAAGCAGAGCGACGATCTGAAACCGGTCTTTGACCAGGTTTACAGCAAAGTCGTGACCGCCCCAGCGAACGCACTGCAGCCGCTGATTCCTGCTGCGCAGGTCTTTACTCAGCAACTGGTGCAGGTGGGTGATTTTATCGCTCAGCAAAATGCTCAGGTGAGCTTCGTGGCAAACGGGATTCAGTTCCCGACCTCGCAGCAGGCCAGCCAGTATAACGCTCTGATTGGCCCGCTGGCTGCCCAGCATCAGGCTTTCAACCAGGCGTGGACGGCGGCGGTTAACGCAACGCGTTAA
- the ghrB gene encoding glyoxylate/hydroxypyruvate reductase GhrB translates to MKPSVILYKTLPDDLQQRLEKHFTVTRVKNLSPDTVQQHAEAFAQAEGLLGSSEKVDAALLEKMPRLRATSTISVGYDNFDVGALNARKVLLMHTPTVLTETVADTVMALVLSTSRRVVEVANRVKAGEWTKSIGPDWFGSDVHHKTLGIVGMGRIGMALAQRAHAGFGMPILYNARSRHPQAEERFNARYCDLDTLLQEADFVCLILPLTAETHHLFNAEKFARMKPSAIFINAGRGPVVDEKALIAALQNGQIHAAGLDVFEQEPLAKESPLLSLPNVVALPHIGSATHDTRYNMAACAVDNLIDALNGKVEKNCVNPQVK, encoded by the coding sequence ATGAAGCCGTCCGTTATTCTCTATAAAACGCTTCCCGACGACCTGCAGCAACGTCTGGAAAAACACTTTACCGTCACTCGGGTGAAAAACCTGAGCCCTGACACCGTCCAGCAGCATGCGGAAGCCTTTGCCCAGGCGGAAGGTCTGCTGGGGTCGAGCGAAAAAGTTGACGCCGCGTTACTGGAGAAAATGCCCAGGCTTCGTGCGACCTCCACCATTTCCGTCGGCTATGACAACTTCGACGTTGGGGCGCTGAATGCGCGCAAGGTGCTGCTGATGCATACGCCGACCGTGCTGACCGAAACCGTTGCCGATACGGTGATGGCGCTGGTGCTCAGCACTTCCCGTCGGGTGGTGGAGGTGGCTAACCGGGTGAAAGCCGGGGAGTGGACGAAAAGCATCGGCCCGGACTGGTTCGGCAGCGATGTGCACCATAAAACGCTGGGGATCGTCGGCATGGGCCGTATCGGGATGGCCCTGGCGCAGCGCGCGCACGCCGGTTTTGGCATGCCGATTCTGTATAACGCCCGCAGCCGCCACCCGCAGGCGGAAGAACGTTTTAACGCGCGTTACTGCGATCTGGATACGCTGCTGCAGGAAGCCGACTTTGTCTGTCTGATTCTGCCGCTGACCGCCGAAACTCACCACCTGTTCAACGCGGAAAAATTCGCCAGAATGAAGCCCTCCGCCATCTTTATCAATGCGGGGCGCGGCCCGGTTGTCGATGAGAAGGCGTTGATTGCCGCGTTGCAGAATGGCCAAATCCACGCGGCGGGTCTGGACGTTTTCGAGCAGGAGCCACTGGCGAAAGAGTCGCCGCTATTAAGCCTGCCGAACGTCGTCGCGCTGCCGCATATCGGTTCTGCCACTCATGATACCCGCTACAATATGGCGGCTTGTGCGGTAGACAATTTGATTGATGCGCTGAATGGCAAGGTTGAGAAGAACTGCGTCAACCCGCAGGTGAAGTGA
- a CDS encoding MFS transporter — MNSSTNATKRWWYIMPIVFITYSLAYLDRANFSFASAAGITEDLGITKGISSLLGALFFLGYFFFQIPGAIYAERRSVRKLIFICLILWGACASLTGMVHNIPALAAIRFILGVVEAAVMPTMLIYISNWFTKSERSRANTFLILGNPVTVLWMSVVSGYLIQSFGWREMFIIEGVPAVLWAFCWWVLVKDKPSQVNWLSENEKAALQAQLESEQQGIKAVRNYGEAFRSRNVILLCMQYFAWSIGVYGFVLWLPSIIRSGGVNMGMVEVGWLSSVPYLAATIAMIVVSWASDKMQNRKLFVWPLLLIGGLAFIGSWAVGANHFWASYTLLVIAGAAMYAPYGPFFAIIPEMLPRNVAGGAMALINSMGALGSFFGSWFVGYLNGTTGSPSASYIFMGVALFASVWLTLIVKPANNQKLPIGARHA, encoded by the coding sequence ATGAACAGCTCTACCAATGCAACCAAACGCTGGTGGTACATCATGCCTATCGTGTTTATCACGTATAGCCTGGCGTATCTTGATCGCGCAAACTTCAGTTTTGCTTCGGCAGCGGGCATTACGGAAGATTTAGGCATTACCAAAGGTATCTCATCGCTTCTTGGCGCCCTTTTCTTCCTCGGTTATTTCTTCTTCCAGATCCCGGGGGCGATTTATGCTGAACGCCGTAGTGTACGTAAGTTGATTTTCATCTGCCTGATCCTGTGGGGCGCCTGCGCCTCGCTGACCGGGATGGTGCACAATATTCCGGCGCTGGCGGCGATCCGTTTTATTCTCGGCGTCGTTGAAGCGGCCGTCATGCCGACGATGCTGATTTACATCAGTAACTGGTTTACCAAATCAGAACGTTCACGCGCCAACACCTTCTTAATCCTTGGGAATCCGGTCACGGTACTGTGGATGTCGGTGGTCTCCGGTTACCTGATTCAGTCCTTCGGCTGGCGTGAAATGTTTATTATTGAAGGCGTTCCGGCCGTCCTCTGGGCCTTCTGCTGGTGGGTGCTGGTCAAAGATAAACCGTCGCAGGTGAACTGGCTGTCGGAAAACGAAAAAGCCGCGCTGCAGGCGCAGCTGGAGAGCGAACAGCAGGGTATTAAAGCCGTGCGTAACTACGGCGAAGCCTTCCGCTCACGTAACGTCATTCTGCTGTGCATGCAGTATTTTGCCTGGAGCATCGGCGTGTACGGTTTTGTTCTGTGGCTGCCGTCAATTATCCGCAGCGGCGGCGTCAATATGGGGATGGTGGAAGTCGGCTGGCTCTCTTCGGTGCCTTATCTGGCCGCGACGATTGCGATGATCGTCGTCTCCTGGGCGTCCGATAAGATGCAGAACCGTAAACTGTTCGTCTGGCCGCTGCTGCTGATTGGCGGGCTGGCTTTTATCGGCTCCTGGGCCGTCGGCGCTAACCATTTCTGGGCCTCTTATACGCTGCTGGTGATTGCCGGCGCGGCAATGTACGCCCCTTACGGCCCGTTCTTCGCCATCATTCCGGAAATGCTGCCGCGTAACGTCGCCGGCGGCGCAATGGCGCTCATCAACAGCATGGGGGCATTAGGTTCATTCTTTGGCTCGTGGTTTGTAGGCTACCTGAACGGCACCACCGGTAGTCCGTCAGCCTCATACATTTTCATGGGAGTGGCGCTTTTTGCCTCGGTATGGCTTACTTTAATTGTTAAGCCTGCTAACAATCAAAAGCTCCCTATCGGCGCTCGTCACGCCTGA
- a CDS encoding sugar kinase, whose translation MENTLDVVTIGEAMAMFVATESGDLAEVEHFMKRVAGAELNVATGLARLGLKVGWVSRVGQDSFGRFVLRSLAKEGIDARGVREDSRYATGFQMKSKVENGTDPIVEYFRKGSAASHLSPEDFRADYFASARHLHLSGVAAALSESSYALLEQAAAAMKAQGKTISFDPNLRPVLWKSEAEMVEKLNHLAFQADWVLPGIKEGMILTGQQTPQGIADFYLTRGVQAVIIKTGSDGAWFKTAAGEQGAVAAVKVDNVVDTVGAGDGFAVGVISALLEGKTLQQAIRRGNKIGALAIQVQGDSEGLPTRGALGE comes from the coding sequence ATGGAAAACACATTAGATGTCGTCACCATCGGCGAAGCGATGGCGATGTTTGTCGCGACGGAAAGCGGCGATCTGGCCGAAGTAGAACACTTTATGAAACGCGTCGCCGGCGCGGAGCTGAATGTCGCCACCGGCCTGGCTCGTCTGGGGCTGAAAGTCGGCTGGGTTAGCCGCGTGGGTCAAGACAGTTTCGGCCGCTTTGTCCTTCGTTCGTTGGCCAAAGAAGGGATTGATGCGCGCGGCGTCCGTGAAGACAGCCGCTACGCAACCGGCTTTCAGATGAAATCTAAAGTTGAAAATGGAACCGATCCCATTGTGGAATACTTCCGCAAAGGTTCCGCCGCCAGCCATCTGTCGCCAGAGGATTTTCGCGCCGATTACTTCGCCAGCGCTCGCCATCTGCACCTCAGCGGCGTGGCCGCCGCGCTGTCGGAGAGTTCATACGCTCTGCTGGAGCAAGCCGCCGCCGCCATGAAGGCCCAGGGGAAGACTATCTCGTTCGATCCGAATCTGCGCCCGGTGCTGTGGAAAAGCGAAGCCGAGATGGTGGAAAAACTCAATCACCTCGCCTTTCAGGCCGACTGGGTTCTGCCGGGCATCAAAGAAGGCATGATCCTCACCGGCCAACAAACTCCGCAAGGGATTGCCGATTTCTATCTCACGCGCGGCGTTCAGGCCGTGATCATTAAAACCGGCAGCGACGGCGCCTGGTTCAAAACCGCCGCGGGCGAACAGGGCGCCGTCGCAGCCGTCAAAGTCGATAACGTCGTCGATACCGTGGGCGCCGGCGATGGTTTTGCCGTCGGCGTGATTAGCGCTCTGCTGGAGGGCAAAACGCTGCAACAAGCGATACGGCGCGGCAACAAAATTGGCGCGCTGGCCATTCAGGTCCAGGGCGACAGCGAAGGATTACCCACACGCGGGGCGCTGGGCGAATAG
- a CDS encoding sugar phosphate isomerase/epimerase family protein, which translates to MARKIIVVTAAYGHDCLKELGGQSAVLPFIAGSGADGVEIRRELFSADELKQLPALAATIEHHNLLTCYSAPEALFEANGALNPRLPTLLQEAQTLNALWLKLSLGHFTHNNSLESLRRILQESGMTLVVENDQTDCGQLAPMQRFKAACRVNQLPVTLTFDMGNWLWVGDSPEEAARHLAPAVSYIHVKAAEPHHAHFRAVPPDEAPARWLALLANLPADAPRGIEFPLVGHDLTAVTRRYVNLLREE; encoded by the coding sequence ATGGCCAGAAAAATTATTGTCGTGACCGCCGCCTATGGTCATGATTGCCTTAAAGAACTTGGCGGTCAGTCCGCCGTACTGCCGTTTATCGCCGGATCCGGCGCCGATGGCGTGGAGATTCGCCGCGAGCTATTCAGCGCCGACGAGCTCAAGCAGTTGCCAGCGCTGGCCGCCACCATCGAGCACCACAACCTGCTGACCTGCTACTCCGCACCGGAAGCCTTGTTTGAAGCGAATGGTGCGCTTAACCCGCGTCTGCCGACGCTGTTGCAGGAAGCGCAGACCCTTAACGCCCTGTGGTTAAAACTGTCGCTCGGCCATTTTACCCATAACAACAGTCTGGAATCGCTGCGCCGCATCCTGCAGGAGAGCGGCATGACGCTGGTGGTAGAAAACGACCAGACCGACTGCGGCCAGCTTGCGCCAATGCAGCGCTTTAAAGCCGCCTGTCGGGTGAATCAGCTGCCCGTCACGCTGACCTTCGACATGGGTAACTGGCTGTGGGTCGGCGATTCGCCGGAAGAGGCCGCACGTCATCTGGCGCCCGCCGTCAGCTACATCCACGTCAAAGCCGCAGAGCCGCATCATGCGCACTTTCGCGCCGTCCCTCCTGACGAGGCCCCTGCTCGCTGGCTGGCGCTGCTCGCCAACCTGCCTGCCGATGCCCCACGCGGGATCGAATTTCCGCTGGTGGGTCACGATCTGACGGCCGTCACCCGTCGCTATGTGAATTTGTTACGCGAGGAATAA